The following proteins are encoded in a genomic region of Prosthecobacter sp. SYSU 5D2:
- a CDS encoding prenyltransferase/squalene oxidase repeat-containing protein → MMPPFPGGAPFPSPSSASGPVPVLAVQEDEEDAVLAAETVGGEVFHPPALNYFEPPKRPNAIIEAWRKVGGGSLALSIAIHVGILVVGGAIVVSSQMIQKQVDFLPGGGTQQGAQASAEMQHKVQQKKRTSLNKSMPMKKIVSTSQNSAITLPDAPPDLLDVPDVSSMLGGGSLGSGGFGKAGAGGGFGTGMGMGGMAGFVSLPPSMRSRCSPQERLKKLAETGGSAECERAVSASLEWLKGQQNEDGSWGQGGGKRNKAAMTGLALLCYLGRCETPDSPFYGDNVMRGILYLIELSKKNPHGMIAEDIYNNGGTYEHGIATYALGEMYTLARLGSKELPGMRAAFEKGVKLIIDNQNTRGSWTYGGKDAGMATAYTKDSKGEDLSVAGWQFQALKAAKNTGLKIPGLDGAIKKCVDYVLSKQTQDGGFGNPNRDKHYNQWSLTGAGSLALQTMGKGNTAALKKSLKFLRSFLEAEPLDWNKNCNLYCWYYYTQTFFQAGGDDWKFYNEQFLPQILAAQQPDGSFKKGRPNWPAGDAADPLYRQVLCTLQLEVYYRYLKVADREEQSFFDR, encoded by the coding sequence ATGATGCCCCCATTTCCAGGCGGCGCGCCTTTTCCGTCTCCATCCTCCGCTTCCGGCCCCGTACCGGTCCTGGCTGTTCAGGAGGATGAGGAGGATGCGGTACTGGCGGCGGAAACTGTCGGCGGTGAGGTTTTCCATCCGCCTGCCCTCAATTATTTCGAGCCTCCAAAACGCCCCAATGCCATCATTGAGGCCTGGCGCAAGGTCGGTGGCGGATCGCTCGCCCTGAGTATCGCCATCCACGTCGGCATCCTCGTCGTTGGCGGTGCCATCGTCGTCAGCTCACAGATGATCCAGAAGCAGGTGGACTTCCTGCCCGGTGGCGGCACCCAGCAGGGCGCGCAGGCCTCGGCGGAAATGCAGCACAAAGTTCAGCAGAAAAAACGCACCTCGCTGAACAAGTCCATGCCGATGAAGAAGATCGTCAGCACGAGCCAAAACTCCGCCATCACCCTGCCGGATGCGCCACCGGATCTGCTGGATGTGCCGGATGTCAGCTCCATGCTCGGCGGTGGCAGCCTGGGCAGCGGCGGCTTCGGCAAAGCGGGTGCCGGAGGCGGCTTTGGCACCGGCATGGGCATGGGCGGCATGGCCGGCTTCGTCAGCCTCCCCCCCTCCATGCGCAGCCGTTGCTCCCCGCAGGAACGGTTGAAAAAGCTGGCTGAAACCGGCGGCAGTGCCGAATGCGAACGCGCCGTCTCCGCCTCTCTGGAATGGCTGAAAGGCCAGCAGAATGAAGATGGCTCCTGGGGCCAGGGCGGTGGCAAGCGCAACAAGGCCGCCATGACCGGCCTCGCCCTCCTGTGCTACCTGGGCCGATGTGAGACACCCGATTCTCCCTTCTACGGCGACAACGTCATGAGGGGCATCCTCTACCTCATCGAGCTCAGCAAAAAGAACCCTCACGGCATGATCGCCGAGGACATCTATAACAACGGCGGCACCTATGAGCACGGCATCGCCACCTATGCCCTGGGGGAGATGTACACCCTGGCCCGCCTCGGCAGCAAGGAGCTGCCCGGCATGCGTGCGGCGTTTGAAAAGGGCGTCAAGCTCATCATTGATAACCAGAACACCCGGGGCTCCTGGACCTATGGCGGCAAGGATGCCGGCATGGCCACCGCCTACACCAAGGACAGCAAAGGCGAGGACCTCTCCGTCGCCGGCTGGCAGTTCCAGGCTCTGAAAGCCGCCAAAAACACCGGCCTCAAGATCCCCGGCCTGGATGGAGCCATCAAAAAATGCGTGGATTATGTCCTCAGCAAACAGACCCAGGACGGCGGCTTCGGCAATCCCAACCGCGACAAGCACTACAACCAGTGGAGCCTCACTGGCGCAGGCTCGCTGGCCCTTCAGACCATGGGCAAAGGCAATACTGCCGCCCTGAAAAAATCCCTCAAGTTCCTCCGCTCCTTCCTGGAAGCCGAGCCGCTGGACTGGAACAAAAACTGCAACCTCTACTGCTGGTATTACTACACCCAGACCTTCTTCCAGGCCGGCGGAGACGACTGGAAGTTCTACAACGAGCAGTTTCTCCCCCAGATCCTCGCCGCCCAACAGCCGGATGGCAGCTTCAAAAAAGGCCGCCCCAACTGGCCCGCCGGCGATGCCGCAGATCCCCTCTACCGGCAGGTCCTGTGCACCCTCCAGCTTGAAGTCTATTACCGTTACCTGAAAGTCGCCGACCGCGAAGAGCAGAGCTTCTTTGACCGGTAA
- a CDS encoding NAD(P)/FAD-dependent oxidoreductase yields the protein MSTHPPSPAHFDFIVIGGGSGGYAAARTAHALGLSVAVIDGAEELAGLCILRGCMPSKTLIESADRNLSIRRAAEFGLQAQAQGADIRAIRDRKRTLIADFASYRQKQLEDGRFALYRGFASFIDPHTVEVQPRDDSATFQVTGKTFCIATGSVPSVPPIPGLAETGFWTSDDVLDTDTLPESFAVLGGGAIALEMAHYLEGVGRKVTVIQRSDQFFSGLDPECSAVIEKAYTHRGITCHLGTSIHKVTAGEGDGKKHISYRHGDTERTLSVDQILVALGRSAATDGLNLEAAQVGLTKKKITIRPTMQSSQPHIFAAGDVCSPLDVVHIAIQQGEIAARNAHRLIQGQPVEEEMDYRLLLFGVFSHPQVAAVGASETDLKEAGTPYVSASYPFDDHGKSMCMGETEGFVKMLAHRQTGEILGATCVGPHATELIHEVVIAMHYRAKVQEFMMIPHYHPTLSEIWTYPAEECAEAVIPGECEPDIRPDLSPGSGAQC from the coding sequence ATGAGCACCCATCCCCCCTCCCCCGCGCATTTTGATTTCATTGTCATCGGCGGTGGCAGCGGCGGTTATGCGGCGGCCCGCACCGCCCATGCTTTGGGATTGAGCGTGGCCGTCATAGACGGCGCAGAGGAGCTGGCCGGCCTCTGCATCCTGCGCGGGTGCATGCCCAGCAAGACGCTCATCGAATCCGCCGACCGCAACCTCTCCATCCGCCGTGCGGCTGAATTTGGCCTTCAGGCACAGGCCCAGGGCGCTGACATCCGGGCCATCCGCGACCGCAAACGCACGCTCATTGCCGACTTCGCCAGCTACCGCCAGAAGCAGCTCGAAGACGGCCGCTTCGCCCTGTATCGCGGTTTTGCTTCTTTCATCGATCCGCACACCGTGGAAGTGCAGCCGCGAGATGACTCCGCCACCTTCCAGGTCACCGGCAAGACCTTCTGCATCGCCACCGGCTCCGTGCCCAGCGTGCCGCCCATCCCAGGCCTGGCCGAGACCGGCTTCTGGACCAGTGATGATGTGCTGGATACGGACACCCTGCCGGAAAGCTTCGCCGTCCTCGGTGGCGGCGCCATCGCCCTGGAGATGGCGCATTACCTGGAGGGCGTGGGCCGCAAGGTCACCGTCATCCAGCGCAGTGATCAGTTTTTCAGCGGGCTGGATCCGGAGTGCAGCGCCGTCATCGAAAAGGCTTACACACACCGTGGCATCACCTGCCACCTGGGCACCAGCATCCACAAGGTCACCGCCGGTGAAGGCGACGGAAAAAAACACATCTCCTACCGCCATGGTGATACGGAGCGGACCCTCAGCGTGGACCAGATCCTCGTGGCCCTAGGGCGCAGTGCGGCGACTGACGGGCTGAATTTGGAAGCCGCCCAGGTCGGCCTAACCAAAAAAAAGATCACCATCCGGCCGACCATGCAGAGCAGCCAGCCGCACATCTTCGCCGCCGGGGATGTCTGCAGCCCGCTGGATGTCGTCCACATCGCCATCCAGCAGGGAGAGATCGCCGCGCGCAATGCTCATCGCCTCATCCAGGGCCAGCCGGTGGAGGAGGAGATGGACTACCGCCTGCTGCTCTTCGGCGTCTTTTCCCATCCGCAAGTCGCCGCCGTCGGCGCCAGCGAGACCGATTTAAAAGAAGCCGGCACGCCCTATGTCTCCGCCAGCTATCCTTTTGATGACCACGGCAAATCCATGTGCATGGGGGAGACGGAAGGCTTTGTCAAAATGCTGGCCCACCGTCAAACCGGCGAGATCCTCGGCGCCACCTGCGTGGGCCCTCACGCCACGGAGCTTATTCACGAGGTCGTCATTGCCATGCATTACCGGGCCAAGGTCCAGGAATTCATGATGATTCCCCATTACCACCCCACCCTCAGCGAAATCTGGACCTACCCGGCGGAGGAATGCGCGGAGGCCGTCATACCCGGTGAATGCGAGCCCGACATCCGCCCGGATCTCAGTCCCGGCTCCGGTGCACAATGCTGA
- a CDS encoding alginate export family protein, producing MTSFSPSVCALLLLLGSGLSPIAAGNAGATASVIELAKEDPLKINFHARVRGEWRENVFDFNNHVEAPTDDTWLLHRLRIGLEWQAMPWLKLTLQGQDVRESFSDRADLPNQMGAEGDDAFDLRLASLEFGDPQALSLKAGRQILAYGDERLVGPLEWLNFSRTFDAVKLHYQQESWWLDAFTSSVVRIHESHFNTSDWLDGENTRDQIFSGLYFSTTAIPVQTTDFYAFHLHEEGLAGGTDFVTLGTRFKGDPLKLAGWDYTFELAGQAGQVRGQDLRAFAAHLEAGYNWLQMPWKPRLALEYSYGSGDGDAADQKTGTFQNLFPTNHPPYGFMDTMSWQNMHNLVLRLAAQPHPKIKTTVDLHGFWLADTGDAWYRANGSTQVRPINGSASNQAGAELDLTVNTKLTAHLDMLIGYSRFFAGQYLDDTGAGDDAHFGYLMLTLSY from the coding sequence ATGACCTCCTTCTCCCCATCCGTCTGCGCATTGCTCCTGCTACTCGGCAGCGGTCTTTCCCCCATTGCCGCTGGGAATGCGGGTGCAACTGCGTCAGTGATCGAGCTGGCAAAGGAGGATCCTCTCAAAATCAACTTCCATGCCCGCGTGCGTGGCGAGTGGCGGGAGAATGTCTTCGACTTCAACAACCATGTGGAGGCTCCCACCGATGACACCTGGCTGCTGCACCGCCTGCGCATTGGTCTGGAGTGGCAGGCTATGCCCTGGCTGAAACTCACCCTCCAGGGCCAGGATGTGCGCGAGTCCTTTTCCGACCGCGCGGATCTGCCTAACCAAATGGGTGCAGAGGGCGATGACGCCTTTGACCTGCGCCTAGCCTCCCTGGAGTTTGGAGATCCGCAGGCCCTCTCGCTGAAGGCAGGCAGGCAGATCCTCGCCTACGGCGATGAGCGCCTTGTCGGTCCCCTGGAGTGGCTGAACTTCAGCCGCACCTTCGATGCGGTGAAGCTGCACTACCAGCAGGAGTCGTGGTGGCTGGATGCCTTCACCTCCAGCGTCGTGCGCATCCATGAATCCCATTTTAACACCTCCGACTGGCTGGATGGGGAAAACACCCGCGACCAGATCTTCAGCGGCCTTTACTTCAGCACCACCGCCATACCTGTGCAGACCACGGATTTCTATGCCTTTCATTTGCATGAGGAAGGTCTCGCTGGAGGGACCGACTTCGTCACGCTCGGCACCCGGTTCAAAGGAGATCCGCTGAAGCTGGCAGGCTGGGATTACACCTTCGAGCTGGCCGGTCAGGCAGGCCAGGTGCGCGGCCAGGATCTGCGCGCCTTTGCCGCGCATCTGGAGGCCGGATACAACTGGCTGCAGATGCCATGGAAACCGCGTCTGGCCCTGGAATACAGCTACGGCAGCGGAGATGGCGATGCCGCTGACCAGAAGACCGGCACCTTTCAAAACCTCTTCCCCACGAACCATCCGCCCTATGGCTTCATGGACACCATGTCCTGGCAGAACATGCACAACCTGGTGCTGCGCCTGGCCGCCCAGCCGCATCCGAAAATCAAAACCACGGTGGACCTTCATGGCTTCTGGCTGGCCGATACCGGAGACGCCTGGTACCGGGCCAATGGCAGCACCCAGGTGCGCCCCATCAACGGCAGCGCCAGCAACCAGGCGGGTGCGGAGCTGGACCTCACCGTCAACACCAAACTCACCGCGCACCTGGACATGCTCATCGGCTACAGCCGCTTCTTCGCCGGCCAATACCTGGATGACACCGGGGCCGGAGATGACGCCCACTTCGGCTACCTGATGCTGACGCTCAGCTACTGA
- a CDS encoding cation:proton antiporter, with protein sequence MNNVHLAVQFFLQIAVILLACRIVGAIAARFGQPQVVAEMITGVMLGPSLFGELAPQMQQWLFPWDSTQMTRDTSCYLFPASQLGLALYMFIVGMEFRVDIVRKRLKSSVAVSLAGMITPFLLGAGLAWVFFHYTDLFPEKTSITEAMLFLGASMCITAFPMLARIIHFKGLAGTTMGTVAIGAGAIDDAMAWILLAVVLASFDGNAASSLYNIGGAVGYVTVTFVLIRPVLAWAAGLMIKDGKLTDAGLVIGIAMMSLGAWFTDKIGLHAVFGAFIMGAAMPRGIMVRDLMAKIQPLAVALLLPLFFTYSGLNTKIGLINTWFLWGMCAAVLAAAVIGKWAACTLAARATGIAKKDAMGIGILMNARGLMELIIINIGLQRGIISEGLFATLVIMAVITTLMASPIFEYFVGSGNHKAEPHDEDALPAAM encoded by the coding sequence ATGAACAACGTCCACCTCGCCGTCCAATTCTTCCTACAAATCGCCGTCATCCTGCTGGCCTGCCGCATCGTTGGTGCCATCGCCGCGCGTTTTGGCCAGCCGCAGGTCGTGGCGGAGATGATCACCGGCGTCATGCTCGGGCCCTCCCTGTTCGGAGAGCTGGCCCCGCAAATGCAGCAGTGGCTTTTCCCATGGGATTCCACCCAGATGACCCGCGACACTTCCTGTTACCTCTTTCCGGCCTCACAGCTCGGCCTGGCGCTGTACATGTTCATCGTCGGCATGGAGTTCCGTGTGGACATTGTACGGAAGCGGCTCAAAAGCTCCGTCGCCGTTTCACTGGCCGGAATGATTACACCTTTTTTGTTAGGCGCTGGCCTGGCCTGGGTGTTTTTCCATTACACAGACCTGTTTCCTGAAAAGACCTCCATCACGGAGGCCATGCTCTTCCTGGGAGCCTCCATGTGCATCACCGCCTTTCCCATGCTGGCGCGCATCATTCATTTCAAAGGCCTGGCCGGCACCACCATGGGCACCGTTGCCATCGGGGCCGGAGCCATTGATGACGCCATGGCCTGGATCCTCCTGGCTGTCGTGCTGGCCAGCTTTGACGGCAATGCCGCCAGCTCCCTTTATAACATTGGCGGCGCGGTGGGTTACGTCACGGTCACTTTCGTCTTGATCCGCCCCGTCCTCGCCTGGGCGGCCGGTCTCATGATCAAGGACGGCAAGCTCACCGATGCCGGCCTCGTCATCGGCATCGCCATGATGTCGCTGGGTGCCTGGTTCACGGACAAGATCGGCCTGCATGCCGTGTTTGGTGCTTTCATCATGGGGGCCGCCATGCCGCGCGGCATCATGGTACGGGACCTCATGGCCAAAATCCAGCCCCTGGCCGTGGCCCTGCTGCTGCCGCTGTTCTTTACCTATTCCGGGCTGAACACCAAGATTGGTCTCATCAACACCTGGTTCCTCTGGGGCATGTGCGCCGCCGTCCTGGCCGCCGCCGTGATTGGAAAATGGGCCGCCTGCACCCTCGCCGCCCGTGCCACCGGCATCGCCAAAAAAGATGCCATGGGCATCGGCATCCTCATGAATGCTCGCGGCCTCATGGAGCTCATCATCATCAACATCGGCCTGCAGCGCGGCATCATCTCTGAAGGTCTCTTCGCCACCCTGGTCATCATGGCCGTCATCACCACTCTCATGGCCTCGCCCATCTTTGAATACTTCGTCGGCAGCGGCAACCACAAGGCCGAGCCGCATGATGAGGACGCTCTCCCGGCAGCCATGTGA
- a CDS encoding L-dopachrome tautomerase-related protein, which produces MKSTLFWPLFIALAPLPLTAAPPTPSPTLSLQVEEYASFPTQQLTGVAVSKTGRVFVNFPFWSDDHTVSVVEVMPDGSSKPYPGPKWNSKDASVKHRFICVQSVYVDDQDMLWILDPAAPKMETVIPGQAKLVKVDLSTNKVVKTYRFDDTVVPSKAYLNDVRVDTVSGHAFITESGTGSILVLDTQSGKTRRVLDNHPSTKAEKGIALLVDGIQVVDPKTGQTPEIHADGIALDQEGGWLYYHALTGRTLYRIKTTALTDATLTPAQLEKEVVNVATTPAPDGMLEAGNGSLYLTALEAGAILHFDPRSKETATLIEDPRLQWPDSLSKAPDGNLYVTASQIHRMPRFNKGQSQQKGPYTLYRIQLNPPPKPAVDEVKKADPHLPPDPKAALPATNLPK; this is translated from the coding sequence ATGAAATCGACACTTTTCTGGCCCCTTTTCATCGCCCTGGCCCCGCTGCCGCTCACCGCCGCACCGCCCACGCCTTCGCCCACCCTGTCACTGCAGGTGGAGGAGTATGCCAGCTTCCCCACCCAGCAGCTCACGGGCGTCGCCGTATCCAAAACAGGCCGCGTGTTTGTGAACTTCCCTTTCTGGTCCGATGACCACACCGTATCCGTGGTGGAGGTCATGCCAGACGGTTCGTCCAAGCCATATCCCGGCCCGAAATGGAACAGCAAAGACGCCTCCGTCAAACATCGCTTCATTTGCGTCCAGAGCGTGTATGTGGATGACCAGGACATGCTCTGGATCCTGGATCCGGCCGCACCCAAAATGGAGACCGTCATCCCAGGCCAGGCCAAGCTTGTCAAAGTGGACCTCAGCACCAACAAGGTCGTCAAGACCTACCGTTTTGATGACACCGTTGTCCCTTCCAAAGCCTACCTCAACGACGTCCGCGTGGACACCGTCAGCGGCCACGCCTTCATCACCGAAAGCGGCACAGGCTCCATCCTGGTGCTCGATACCCAATCCGGCAAGACCCGCCGCGTGCTGGACAACCACCCCTCCACCAAAGCGGAAAAAGGCATCGCTCTGCTGGTGGATGGAATCCAGGTGGTGGACCCCAAAACAGGTCAGACACCCGAGATCCACGCGGACGGCATTGCCCTGGATCAGGAAGGCGGCTGGCTCTACTACCATGCTCTCACAGGGCGCACGCTCTACCGCATCAAGACCACCGCTCTCACCGACGCAACACTGACTCCAGCCCAGTTGGAAAAAGAAGTCGTGAACGTGGCCACCACTCCCGCACCGGACGGCATGCTGGAGGCCGGCAACGGCTCCCTCTACCTCACCGCCCTGGAAGCCGGTGCCATCCTGCATTTTGATCCGCGCTCCAAAGAGACCGCCACCCTCATTGAAGACCCGCGCTTGCAGTGGCCCGACAGCCTCAGCAAAGCACCCGACGGTAATCTTTATGTCACCGCATCGCAGATCCATCGCATGCCCCGTTTCAACAAGGGTCAAAGCCAGCAGAAGGGCCCTTACACGCTCTATCGGATCCAGCTCAATCCGCCACCCAAGCCCGCAGTGGACGAGGTCAAAAAAGCCGATCCCCATTTGCCGCCAGATCCCAAAGCTGCCCTGCCCGCCACCAATCTGCCCAAGTAA
- a CDS encoding DUF4331 domain-containing protein, giving the protein MKPNTTTGIAGLRRWAGTAPGRMLAIGSALLTLATPQTWASSHSDAPLIKQDPQVNLTDVYTFVRQRPSGERVLVVEVSVRPFSEPGDGVIYDRFADDAEYNIHIANPVTGATLQQYTFRFSDHDAVKAPGLKNPNTILSYGLGTELGPILTVGDARQNYTQTYSVSRIMPDRTRPGRRHPGNRPGDITSLGKNLLVPPPNVGMRTTPPYNDPETGRAVSGATSRETLDTYTRETTYDLPGGVTVFAGPREDGFFADTPGIFDLLDSRILDNNGSLADGLGQDGAGVDGFKGFNVLHYGIVIPLSQLPSIAYTGALQPAATGVGVFATVGRPRVVLFPSRMSASSFVQVNRLGNPLFNEVLVALGSKDLYNRTLPTTDASTFARFAENPEVATLINTVFSTTFPTTGRGDLKAVYIPDVIRVNTTTGPVPVQGEEGFSRLSFIGGDVVEDGNGNMVPSGWPNGRRFGDDVVDIALTAVASGPTFETITVVGDNVPANDQVYNRTFPYAATPHAGTRHQKDSGVNAPIVIE; this is encoded by the coding sequence ATGAAACCAAACACCACCACCGGCATAGCCGGCCTGCGCCGCTGGGCCGGAACCGCCCCCGGACGAATGCTCGCCATCGGATCTGCCCTGCTGACCCTGGCCACCCCGCAAACCTGGGCCTCCAGCCACAGTGATGCCCCGCTGATCAAACAGGATCCGCAGGTGAACCTGACGGATGTTTACACCTTCGTGCGCCAGCGTCCTTCAGGAGAACGGGTATTGGTGGTGGAGGTGAGCGTGCGGCCCTTTTCTGAACCGGGCGACGGCGTGATTTATGACCGCTTTGCTGACGATGCCGAGTATAACATCCACATCGCCAATCCTGTCACTGGTGCCACTTTACAGCAGTACACTTTCCGCTTTTCAGATCATGATGCCGTCAAAGCACCGGGACTGAAAAACCCAAACACAATCCTGTCCTATGGACTTGGGACGGAACTCGGACCGATATTGACCGTGGGTGATGCGCGGCAGAACTACACCCAGACTTATTCCGTCTCCCGCATCATGCCTGACCGTACCCGCCCTGGACGTCGCCATCCTGGCAACCGGCCCGGCGATATAACATCTCTGGGAAAGAACCTCCTGGTGCCGCCTCCCAATGTCGGCATGCGCACCACACCGCCCTACAATGACCCTGAAACAGGCCGCGCCGTCTCCGGTGCCACCTCTCGTGAAACGCTGGATACTTACACCCGCGAGACCACTTATGACCTGCCGGGCGGAGTTACCGTCTTTGCAGGACCGCGCGAAGACGGTTTCTTTGCAGACACACCTGGAATCTTTGACCTGCTCGACAGCCGCATTTTGGACAACAATGGCAGTCTGGCGGACGGACTGGGCCAGGATGGTGCCGGTGTGGACGGGTTCAAAGGTTTCAATGTGCTGCATTACGGCATTGTGATTCCGCTTTCCCAGCTCCCCAGCATCGCCTATACCGGCGCCCTCCAGCCCGCAGCGACGGGAGTGGGCGTCTTTGCAACAGTGGGCCGCCCGCGGGTGGTGCTCTTTCCTTCCAGGATGTCCGCCAGTTCATTCGTTCAGGTGAACCGCCTGGGGAATCCGCTTTTCAATGAGGTGCTGGTGGCGCTGGGATCCAAAGATCTCTACAACCGCACTCTGCCAACGACGGATGCCAGCACCTTCGCCCGCTTTGCAGAAAATCCTGAGGTGGCCACGCTCATCAACACCGTTTTCAGCACCACTTTTCCCACGACCGGGCGCGGAGACCTGAAGGCCGTTTACATCCCGGATGTCATCCGTGTGAATACCACCACCGGACCCGTGCCAGTGCAGGGAGAGGAAGGATTTAGCCGCCTGAGCTTCATCGGCGGGGACGTGGTGGAAGATGGCAATGGCAACATGGTGCCTTCCGGCTGGCCAAACGGACGCCGTTTTGGCGATGATGTGGTGGACATCGCACTGACCGCCGTCGCCAGCGGACCTACCTTTGAGACCATCACCGTGGTGGGGGACAACGTACCCGCCAATGACCAGGTCTATAACCGCACCTTCCCCTATGCGGCCACACCTCACGCAGGCACGCGCCACCAGAAAGACTCCGGCGTCAATGCTCCCATCGTGATCGAATAA
- a CDS encoding tetratricopeptide repeat protein, giving the protein MSASPLSLLILAAAAIAGLTAWSAYFPAAPATRAPAPPDEISLPPAVTPRTALPDAMALLEIIPPSSPDSKTDLLLQERQILTARHPTRAELWVQLGDALAQKQRETQLPVWHDRAEAAYQKAQQIEPATVAALNGLAWVYGSRHDFQESVRWAKLALDLDPANPISHGIMGDAALELGDLERAAESYQAMLDARPDMSSYSRAAYLVWMKGDVKKGRWLMQKAIDAGSPHPENVAWCRTRLAMMLFNEGALLPAGQVVAEGLKQTPDHVPLLLLLGKIKLAQRDEKAATAAFESVLKSGENHDALVGLGDLHLIHGRTDLAESFFTRLEKQHRLNAAQGIHDHTQMARFYADHDRELDRALQFAQEHAQTQNVYEADTLAWVCYQKGDLKLARKAIETALRAGTPDAEIFYHAGLIAAALNDRPGAQKLLSRALSLNPHFHPLHSTKALKKLDELARTLTVKN; this is encoded by the coding sequence ATGTCCGCCTCCCCTCTTTCTCTGCTCATCCTGGCTGCGGCGGCCATTGCCGGCCTGACCGCCTGGTCAGCCTACTTTCCCGCTGCCCCCGCCACCAGGGCGCCTGCTCCCCCCGATGAAATATCACTCCCACCTGCGGTCACACCCCGCACCGCGCTCCCGGATGCCATGGCACTCCTGGAAATAATCCCGCCCTCCAGTCCTGATTCGAAGACGGACCTGCTGCTCCAAGAAAGACAGATCCTCACCGCACGGCATCCCACAAGGGCGGAACTATGGGTACAACTGGGCGATGCCCTGGCCCAGAAGCAGCGGGAAACCCAACTACCGGTCTGGCATGACCGTGCGGAAGCCGCCTACCAAAAAGCACAACAAATCGAACCGGCGACCGTGGCTGCGCTCAATGGCCTGGCCTGGGTCTATGGCAGCCGCCATGATTTCCAGGAAAGTGTCCGCTGGGCCAAGCTGGCGCTCGATTTGGACCCTGCAAATCCCATCTCGCACGGCATCATGGGTGATGCAGCGCTGGAACTGGGCGACCTGGAGCGGGCAGCTGAAAGTTACCAAGCCATGCTGGATGCCCGGCCTGACATGTCATCCTACAGCCGTGCGGCCTACCTGGTCTGGATGAAGGGTGATGTGAAGAAAGGACGCTGGCTGATGCAGAAAGCCATTGATGCCGGATCTCCGCACCCGGAGAATGTTGCTTGGTGCCGGACACGCCTGGCCATGATGCTTTTTAATGAAGGGGCCTTGCTGCCGGCCGGCCAGGTCGTCGCCGAAGGTTTGAAACAGACCCCAGACCACGTGCCTCTGCTCCTGCTGCTGGGAAAAATCAAACTGGCCCAGCGGGATGAGAAGGCCGCCACAGCCGCCTTTGAATCCGTGCTGAAAAGCGGAGAAAACCACGATGCTCTGGTGGGATTGGGAGATCTTCACCTGATCCATGGCCGCACGGACCTGGCAGAAAGCTTCTTCACACGCCTGGAGAAGCAGCACAGGCTCAATGCCGCCCAGGGCATTCATGACCATACCCAGATGGCACGCTTTTACGCCGACCATGACCGGGAACTGGACCGCGCCCTCCAGTTCGCCCAGGAACACGCTCAGACTCAAAATGTCTATGAAGCCGATACTCTGGCCTGGGTCTGTTATCAAAAGGGTGATCTGAAACTGGCACGCAAAGCCATCGAGACCGCCCTTCGTGCAGGCACCCCTGATGCGGAGATCTTTTACCATGCGGGACTCATTGCAGCGGCGTTAAATGACAGGCCCGGTGCCCAAAAACTACTCTCCCGGGCCCTGAGTCTGAACCCGCACTTTCATCCTCTGCACTCCACGAAGGCGCTGAAAAAACTGGATGAGCTGGCCCGGACTTTGACCGTGAAGAATTGA